Proteins found in one Pontibacter sp. SGAir0037 genomic segment:
- a CDS encoding DEAD/DEAH box helicase, translated as MKDPIGSFETIKENFIRYVKTAFGTRFEGIEKERYDLLNYDKVLYRKPWIEPLPDFVSSGKKINDLTAEDLGNALNEAETKTFKGLVNTGLIGNFPLHSHQAEMLKQALLGNNCIITSGTGSGKTESFLLPLFAQLSKELANWQAPNQKSARLNTWWQENDGLTPTQIVNSSNYTLSNVVRQRNHETRKAGLRALILYPMNALVEDQMSRLRKALDSDDTRNWLSENTNGNAIYFGRYNGSSPVAGELKKIKDDGTLAINTNKVNQLKQQLQQIEKDSNRVVQYILQTGKSGNEAKDLKSFFQRLDGAEMRSRFDMQVAPPDIMITNYSMLSIMLMRDIDKGIFDETKQWLEENPNNIFHLIIDELHLYRGTQGTEVAYLLKLVLTRLGLHSHHPQLRILASSASLEAGDEASKNFVCDFFGISHEHFKLKFKIIEGKNNPITAFPETGRKLPINPFKEIAEKFSEVKGNITDENFNSICESSATQLAATFNLPQDGNGISNLLSVITNPNFQLKERLFSPCQDYKAVCSTQANGDEDNRKYFAETIFEATENKENLENALRGLLIARAILDESEFKTIADKIPDDRKLPRFRFHYFFRNIEGIWASVKQEEIDEKYSDGERTVGTLYSTTRINSGEGNRVLELLYCDNCGTTLFGGSRLVTKNESGNNSFEMLPISPNIEGIPEKTPAKLVERRSYQEYAVFWPCGNQQFTPHDAAQGIPQNYWRQPTLNGANQNDFEANWIPASLNSISGDIDFSHTKSNNIPSQWVRGYYFTITNSTNRDIAFDIFNSDIIVETHKALPSVCPSCGINHQKRQQRFDKIKTSSIRGFRTGFAKTTQIFAKELMYQLPSNDDERKLIVFSDSREDAAQIANGIERNHFTDLMREILVNELHSNLMFRYQIVNALDNGDSTRQEELKKQSQAIFDEVEYLVENSNYAGSNTNRLKEKEIAISKLSEIRSLTLNVRSLVHITNTLDLAPLIKHFIRLGINPGGNDISLQTKLLNGNFVPWFELIDFSNFQWADGANQEYIDELKEGSFSGLALIFFGSLFYSFESSALGYVCINPELQIISDQARSIALAKDVFLQILNSTIRILGDKYKYNKVDNDNIPFNPPIIAYSNFPEQVKKYIRAVANRFSKQENEIGEAVYNTLTTSSLLRGDSGIQIENLFIKVARPTDSIWTSQRGRRSHLHFSGGICTHSVTALQQQADRICDDVWKKNYLSYNAIKQQRPPIRLHCEELTGQTDDQFERQRHFRNIILPDEGNRQVKTIDLLSVTTTLEVGVDIGSLQAVMLGNMPPQRFNYQQRVGRAGRRGQAYSVILTFCRGRSHDEFYFANPQRITGDAPPTPFLTMGQERIFKRLLAKEILRRAYVEREIDITSDEKSSVHGEFGSVDSWTVYKPEISNWITENRTAIEMTVDALLTPQLKAKRDEYVNWVADTTTPNGLVERTQSIITNEEIASNDISEKFAEGGILPMFGMPTTVRNLYHGINKRLEPLSIDRAQAMAIYEFAPGAQKTKDKAIHQVIGFTSDFINKRRNGSQIVTNVETNNQLPFSLNRWFVRCRSCGFFETYSEADKTNLESESHFDTCPNCGEDNSNKYQRPFMLKSPRAYRTNLSGGSDTKDDSEFLLSRPPIFAEKVDFTTPNVVNNASITISDNDVTWRINTNSDRFFIGKLYNTNNKFPFNQSGFWFNTQWLLNDFSGNTNDSNGHSMFVQQNATSIDEQIALASHKNTEIFRISPSTVPLELDLNMFFCEADLPHVKAQSNGVRSGYYSAAFLLQRILADKLDVDPTEIEIADISMKVLDDGTNRRIAEIILTDELQNGSGFVRYLYNNLENILSESINPSNANSYLGKIHSQTHQEKCDDACYDCLKVFRNMNYHSLLDWRLGFSMLRLMKDSTFVCGADGNFNFVELQNWLAFAMQLRNAFAQSFGFTYTAEINGLPIIKFGRNQRNVIMIIHPFWNLKNFSEANWLAEIYNEIKEHTDSNGGKISLFDTFNLHRRPGWCYERLVIR; from the coding sequence ATGAAAGACCCAATTGGTTCGTTTGAAACCATAAAAGAGAATTTTATACGCTATGTAAAAACAGCATTCGGAACTAGATTTGAAGGCATCGAAAAAGAGCGTTACGACTTATTGAATTACGATAAGGTTCTTTATCGAAAGCCTTGGATTGAGCCATTGCCTGACTTTGTTTCAAGCGGCAAAAAAATTAATGACCTAACTGCCGAAGATTTAGGAAATGCCTTGAATGAAGCGGAAACTAAAACATTCAAAGGACTTGTAAATACCGGGCTTATTGGAAATTTCCCTTTGCATTCGCACCAGGCAGAAATGTTGAAACAAGCCTTACTTGGAAATAACTGTATCATTACTTCCGGCACAGGTTCGGGAAAAACGGAATCATTCTTACTTCCATTGTTTGCGCAACTTTCAAAAGAACTAGCAAATTGGCAAGCACCAAATCAAAAATCGGCAAGACTAAATACTTGGTGGCAAGAAAATGATGGGCTTACACCAACGCAAATTGTCAATAGTTCAAATTATACATTGAGTAATGTTGTTAGGCAACGTAATCACGAAACAAGAAAAGCCGGATTAAGAGCGTTGATACTTTACCCAATGAATGCTTTAGTTGAAGATCAAATGAGCCGTTTGAGGAAAGCCTTAGATTCTGATGACACAAGAAATTGGTTAAGCGAAAACACAAACGGGAACGCAATTTATTTTGGACGATACAACGGAAGTTCCCCTGTAGCCGGTGAACTGAAGAAAATAAAAGATGACGGAACTCTTGCAATCAACACAAACAAGGTCAACCAACTCAAACAACAATTACAACAAATTGAAAAGGATTCAAACCGAGTAGTACAATATATTCTGCAAACTGGTAAATCAGGAAACGAAGCGAAAGATTTAAAATCATTTTTTCAACGCTTAGACGGTGCAGAAATGAGAAGCCGTTTCGATATGCAAGTAGCACCGCCAGACATCATGATCACAAATTATTCAATGTTGAGCATAATGTTAATGCGTGATATTGACAAAGGAATTTTTGATGAAACAAAACAATGGTTAGAAGAAAATCCAAACAACATTTTTCACCTAATCATTGACGAGTTGCACTTATACAGAGGAACGCAAGGAACAGAAGTTGCTTATTTGCTCAAACTTGTTCTTACTCGTTTAGGATTACATTCACATCATCCACAGTTACGGATTCTTGCTTCAAGTGCTTCGTTAGAAGCAGGAGACGAAGCAAGTAAAAACTTTGTATGTGATTTTTTTGGAATAAGCCATGAGCATTTCAAACTAAAATTCAAAATCATTGAAGGGAAAAACAATCCAATTACTGCGTTTCCAGAAACCGGAAGAAAACTTCCAATAAATCCGTTCAAAGAAATTGCGGAAAAGTTTTCAGAAGTAAAAGGAAACATTACTGATGAAAATTTCAATTCAATTTGTGAATCAAGTGCAACACAACTTGCAGCAACTTTTAATTTACCACAAGACGGAAACGGAATTTCAAATTTACTTTCTGTAATAACCAATCCAAATTTTCAATTAAAAGAACGTTTGTTTTCGCCTTGTCAAGATTACAAAGCAGTTTGTTCAACGCAAGCAAATGGTGATGAGGATAACAGGAAATATTTTGCTGAAACAATTTTTGAAGCTACCGAAAACAAAGAAAATTTAGAAAATGCCTTGCGTGGTTTGTTGATTGCTAGAGCAATCTTAGACGAATCAGAATTTAAAACTATTGCAGATAAAATTCCTGATGATAGAAAATTACCACGTTTTAGATTTCATTATTTCTTTAGAAACATTGAAGGAATTTGGGCTTCTGTTAAACAAGAGGAAATTGATGAAAAATATTCAGATGGAGAAAGAACTGTTGGTACACTTTATTCAACTACGCGAATAAATTCAGGAGAAGGAAACCGGGTTTTAGAATTGCTCTATTGTGATAATTGCGGCACTACATTATTTGGCGGAAGCCGCTTAGTTACAAAGAATGAATCCGGAAACAATTCCTTTGAAATGCTCCCGATTAGTCCTAACATTGAGGGAATCCCGGAGAAAACACCAGCTAAATTAGTAGAAAGAAGAAGTTACCAAGAATATGCTGTATTTTGGCCATGTGGCAATCAGCAATTTACGCCACACGATGCAGCTCAAGGAATTCCTCAAAATTACTGGCGACAACCTACATTGAATGGAGCTAATCAAAATGACTTTGAAGCAAATTGGATCCCGGCATCCCTAAATTCTATTTCAGGTGATATTGATTTTTCACATACTAAATCAAATAATATACCTTCCCAATGGGTAAGAGGCTATTATTTCACAATTACAAATTCTACTAACAGAGATATTGCTTTTGATATTTTCAATTCGGATATTATTGTTGAAACACATAAAGCATTACCAAGTGTTTGTCCAAGCTGTGGTATAAATCATCAAAAAAGGCAACAACGTTTTGATAAAATTAAAACTTCTTCCATTCGTGGTTTTAGAACCGGTTTTGCTAAAACAACACAAATATTTGCCAAAGAATTGATGTATCAACTTCCTAGCAATGACGATGAAAGAAAATTAATAGTGTTTTCTGATAGCCGTGAAGATGCTGCACAAATTGCAAACGGAATTGAACGCAATCACTTTACAGATTTAATGCGTGAAATTCTAGTCAATGAATTACATTCAAATTTGATGTTTCGTTACCAAATTGTAAATGCTCTTGATAATGGAGATTCAACAAGGCAAGAAGAATTAAAAAAGCAGTCTCAAGCAATTTTTGATGAAGTTGAATACTTGGTTGAAAATTCAAATTATGCAGGATCTAACACAAATCGATTAAAAGAAAAAGAAATAGCAATTTCAAAACTGAGTGAAATTCGTTCCCTTACATTAAATGTGAGAAGTTTAGTTCACATTACCAACACATTAGACCTTGCACCACTTATTAAACACTTTATAAGGTTAGGTATAAATCCGGGTGGCAACGATATTTCACTTCAAACAAAATTATTAAATGGAAATTTTGTTCCCTGGTTTGAGCTTATTGATTTTTCAAATTTCCAATGGGCAGATGGGGCAAACCAAGAATATATTGATGAATTGAAAGAAGGTTCATTTAGCGGTCTAGCTTTAATATTTTTTGGATCTCTGTTTTATTCATTTGAATCTTCTGCGTTAGGTTATGTTTGTATAAATCCAGAATTGCAAATTATCTCAGACCAAGCTAGATCGATTGCTTTAGCAAAAGATGTTTTTTTACAAATCTTAAATTCAACAATTCGGATTTTAGGTGACAAGTATAAATACAACAAAGTCGATAATGACAATATTCCTTTTAATCCTCCCATAATTGCATACAGCAATTTTCCTGAACAAGTCAAAAAATATATCCGGGCTGTTGCAAATAGATTTTCAAAACAAGAAAATGAGATTGGAGAAGCAGTTTATAACACGCTTACAACAAGTAGTTTGTTAAGAGGCGATTCAGGTATTCAAATTGAAAATCTTTTCATCAAAGTTGCACGACCAACTGATTCAATTTGGACAAGTCAACGAGGCAGAAGATCACACTTGCATTTTAGCGGTGGAATTTGCACACATTCTGTTACAGCATTACAACAACAAGCGGATAGAATTTGTGATGATGTTTGGAAAAAGAATTATCTTTCTTATAACGCTATCAAGCAACAACGTCCACCAATTCGTTTGCATTGTGAAGAACTCACCGGACAAACAGACGACCAATTTGAAAGACAAAGACATTTTAGAAATATCATTTTACCCGATGAAGGCAACAGACAAGTCAAAACAATTGACTTGTTAAGCGTAACAACAACCCTTGAAGTTGGTGTCGATATTGGTTCTTTGCAAGCTGTAATGTTAGGTAATATGCCTCCACAACGATTCAACTATCAACAAAGGGTTGGTCGTGCCGGACGAAGAGGACAAGCTTATTCAGTTATTTTGACCTTTTGCAGAGGTAGAAGTCATGACGAATTTTACTTTGCTAATCCACAAAGAATAACTGGCGATGCACCACCAACACCTTTCTTGACAATGGGACAAGAAAGAATTTTCAAACGGTTACTTGCAAAAGAGATTTTACGTAGAGCTTACGTTGAAAGAGAAATTGATATTACTTCTGATGAAAAATCAAGCGTACACGGTGAATTTGGTTCTGTTGATAGTTGGACCGTTTACAAACCTGAAATTTCAAATTGGATAACTGAAAACAGAACAGCAATTGAAATGACAGTTGATGCTTTGCTTACACCACAATTAAAGGCAAAAAGAGATGAATATGTAAATTGGGTTGCAGACACAACAACGCCAAACGGATTAGTTGAAAGGACACAAAGCATAATTACTAACGAAGAGATTGCTTCTAATGACATTTCTGAAAAATTTGCTGAAGGCGGAATTTTGCCAATGTTTGGAATGCCGACCACTGTTAGAAATTTATATCATGGCATAAATAAAAGACTTGAACCCCTTTCAATAGACAGGGCACAAGCAATGGCAATTTATGAGTTTGCACCGGGAGCACAGAAAACAAAAGACAAGGCAATTCATCAAGTAATTGGTTTTACAAGTGATTTTATCAATAAACGCAGAAATGGTTCTCAAATTGTAACGAATGTTGAAACCAATAATCAACTTCCATTTTCATTAAATCGTTGGTTTGTACGATGCAGATCTTGTGGATTTTTTGAAACTTATTCAGAAGCAGACAAAACAAATTTAGAAAGTGAAAGTCATTTTGATACTTGCCCTAATTGTGGTGAAGATAATTCTAACAAATATCAGCGTCCTTTTATGCTCAAATCACCAAGAGCATACAGAACAAACCTTTCCGGAGGTAGCGATACAAAAGACGATTCTGAATTTCTACTTTCACGTCCACCAATTTTTGCGGAAAAAGTAGATTTTACAACTCCAAATGTTGTAAACAACGCATCAATAACTATTTCTGATAATGATGTTACTTGGCGTATAAATACAAATTCTGATAGATTTTTTATAGGGAAACTTTACAATACTAACAACAAATTTCCTTTCAATCAAAGCGGGTTTTGGTTTAATACTCAATGGTTATTGAATGATTTTTCAGGTAATACAAATGACAGCAATGGACATTCTATGTTTGTTCAACAAAATGCAACAAGTATAGACGAGCAAATTGCATTAGCAAGCCACAAAAACACAGAGATATTCAGAATTAGTCCGTCAACTGTTCCTTTGGAACTTGACTTAAATATGTTTTTTTGTGAAGCAGATTTACCACACGTCAAAGCACAAAGTAACGGAGTGCGTTCGGGTTATTATTCCGCAGCATTTTTACTTCAAAGAATTTTAGCAGATAAACTTGACGTTGACCCGACTGAAATTGAAATTGCAGACATTTCAATGAAAGTTCTTGATGATGGAACAAACAGAAGAATTGCAGAAATTATTTTGACAGATGAATTGCAAAACGGTTCGGGCTTTGTAAGATATTTATACAACAATCTTGAAAACATTCTTTCAGAATCGATCAATCCAAGTAATGCAAATAGTTATTTAGGAAAAATTCATTCTCAAACTCATCAAGAAAAATGCGATGACGCTTGTTACGATTGTTTGAAAGTGTTTCGAAATATGAACTATCACAGTTTACTTGATTGGCGTTTAGGGTTTTCAATGCTTCGCTTGATGAAAGATTCAACTTTTGTTTGTGGTGCTGACGGAAATTTCAATTTTGTTGAATTACAGAATTGGCTTGCATTTGCAATGCAATTGAGAAATGCTTTTGCTCAAAGTTTTGGTTTTACATATACAGCAGAAATAAATGGTTTGCCCATTATCAAATTCGGAAGAAATCAAAGAAACGTAATTATGATTATTCACCCATTTTGGAATTTGAAAAATTTCAGCGAGGCAAACTGGTTAGCTGAAATCTATAATGAAATAAAAGAACATACTGACAGCAACGGTGGGAAGATCAGTTTATTTGACACTTTTAACTTACATCGCAGACCGGGTTGGTGTTACGAAAGATTGGTAATAAGATGA
- a CDS encoding helix-turn-helix domain-containing protein, with protein MGKEVLITPTDLYIINRVRALRNEADISQKKLSKLISPSEDTSMIGKIESDTTSHKYTDHHLNIIANILNCSIHDFYPEHVLSDFPQKKIVDKFPQGMGPTGMLNVIIEAEEDYLKTPRTAKQITALINGENKESRPETDFTAILARKVEAGVLKRMEVEIEENGKKQIVVKFQKV; from the coding sequence ATGGGAAAAGAGGTTCTAATCACTCCGACAGATTTATACATTATAAATAGGGTAAGGGCACTCAGAAATGAGGCTGATATCTCTCAGAAGAAGCTTTCAAAATTAATTAGTCCTTCTGAGGATACGTCGATGATTGGTAAAATTGAAAGTGATACAACATCGCATAAATATACTGATCACCATCTGAACATAATAGCTAACATACTCAATTGCAGTATTCATGATTTTTATCCTGAACATGTATTAAGCGACTTTCCTCAAAAGAAGATCGTGGATAAATTTCCTCAAGGAATGGGCCCAACAGGAATGTTAAATGTTATAATTGAAGCAGAGGAAGATTATCTTAAAACTCCGAGGACAGCTAAACAAATTACTGCTTTAATTAACGGAGAAAACAAAGAATCAAGACCTGAAACTGACTTTACGGCTATACTGGCACGAAAAGTAGAAGCGGGAGTTTTAAAGAGAATGGAGGTAGAGATAGAGGAGAATGGTAAGAAGCAAATCGTTGTAAAATTTCAGAAGGTGTAG
- a CDS encoding TlpA disulfide reductase family protein translates to MKPQKWLPGQLLPILFLLMALLLQLLPGFWLTVCRAQGKVAQGLGPGQQVPQHLSLQMVNHPTPTATLSDFKGKLLLLDFWATWCSSSRAPLPLLDSLQHAYGDQLQVLLVSYTAARDNKASVTAFFEKWRKPDGSRYRLPSVVEDTSLIRLFPHTPIPHFAWVAPDGTVQAITRSEQVTAHNISSAIREGIMPPTLRPDLDLSRPLLTNEAIPPQAARYYATLLQGSVDDGPARLQVRQNGDAESGLVAANMSLLELYTTAKRNLYPEFGSKGLVLELVDSARLFPTKSGLAAADWKARHTYTYDLLLPEGTSENPYRVLLDDLNRYSGYRATLEPRETDCLRLVRKGRKDKLKSKGGEPENRLYSKTAPSMQHMPLSTLVARLNSNNTLPLLVVNETGYTDLVDIELKAGFTDLPALRKELRAYGLDLVPARRKVPLFVLRELHTSTDNNSHLTP, encoded by the coding sequence ATGAAACCACAAAAATGGCTTCCCGGGCAGCTATTGCCTATACTTTTCCTGTTAATGGCTTTGCTCCTGCAACTCCTGCCGGGCTTTTGGCTCACCGTTTGCCGGGCTCAAGGTAAGGTAGCCCAAGGGCTTGGTCCAGGCCAGCAGGTGCCGCAGCATCTTTCTTTGCAAATGGTCAACCACCCTACACCCACCGCCACGCTCTCCGACTTTAAAGGCAAACTGCTGCTGCTCGATTTCTGGGCTACCTGGTGCAGCTCGTCCAGGGCACCGCTTCCTTTACTGGATTCCCTGCAACATGCATACGGGGACCAGCTGCAGGTGCTACTGGTAAGCTATACCGCCGCCCGTGACAACAAGGCCAGCGTCACCGCCTTTTTTGAGAAGTGGCGCAAACCCGACGGCTCCCGCTACCGCCTGCCTTCGGTGGTAGAAGATACCAGCCTGATCAGGCTCTTCCCGCACACCCCTATTCCGCACTTTGCCTGGGTAGCTCCCGATGGCACCGTGCAGGCTATTACCCGCTCCGAACAGGTAACGGCCCATAACATCAGCAGCGCGATAAGAGAAGGTATAATGCCGCCCACCCTGCGCCCGGACCTCGACCTGAGCCGCCCCCTGCTGACAAATGAAGCGATCCCGCCACAGGCCGCGCGCTACTACGCCACATTGCTGCAGGGCTCGGTAGACGATGGCCCTGCCAGGTTGCAGGTGCGCCAGAACGGTGACGCGGAAAGCGGCTTGGTGGCCGCCAACATGTCGCTGCTCGAGCTGTATACCACTGCCAAACGCAACCTGTACCCCGAGTTCGGCAGCAAAGGGCTGGTACTGGAACTTGTCGATTCGGCCCGCCTCTTTCCCACTAAATCCGGCCTTGCGGCAGCCGACTGGAAAGCCCGCCATACCTATACCTACGACCTGCTGTTGCCCGAGGGTACCTCCGAAAACCCGTACCGTGTGCTGCTCGACGATCTGAACCGCTACTCCGGCTACCGGGCCACCCTGGAGCCACGTGAAACAGACTGCCTGCGGCTGGTGCGCAAAGGCCGGAAAGACAAACTGAAAAGCAAAGGAGGCGAACCGGAGAACAGGCTCTACAGCAAAACTGCGCCTTCCATGCAGCACATGCCGCTCTCTACGCTGGTAGCCCGCCTCAACAGCAACAATACGCTGCCCCTGCTGGTGGTGAACGAAACCGGGTATACCGACCTCGTGGACATTGAACTGAAAGCCGGCTTTACTGACCTGCCCGCGCTGCGGAAGGAATTGCGGGCCTATGGGCTGGACCTGGTGCCGGCCCGCCGCAAAGTGCCCCTGTTCGTGCTGCGGGAACTGCACACCTCCACCGATAACAACTCACATCTAACTCCTTAA
- a CDS encoding helix-turn-helix transcriptional regulator, whose amino-acid sequence MKEHKYTVVVSTFPVSSIEFDKTYRVRQKRLAMGYTARELSFLLGYHPLYVRNLEDPTSTKKYNAAETNYLRLIFGCPLSELMLGRIEEPFYQVQVEHSFNSASGNKSYTISLLRGNVKEHFLDFEEEPAGFKLSLESTATKQQVQEYVYELFASGYFDEPRTGLEVFNYCVAKLGFPLKPAFVADALGFYTGKRKAPRLVKGRNESSREVFVKALK is encoded by the coding sequence GTGAAAGAACATAAATATACAGTAGTGGTTTCGACTTTTCCCGTTTCTTCCATAGAGTTTGATAAAACTTACCGTGTGCGGCAGAAGAGGCTTGCAATGGGCTACACAGCCAGAGAGCTGTCGTTCCTGCTTGGTTACCACCCTTTGTACGTGAGGAATTTGGAAGATCCGACCTCTACCAAGAAGTACAACGCTGCTGAGACCAACTACCTGCGGTTGATTTTTGGTTGCCCGCTTTCGGAGCTGATGCTTGGCAGAATTGAGGAGCCGTTTTACCAGGTGCAGGTCGAGCATAGCTTTAATTCTGCCTCTGGTAACAAAAGTTATACTATCTCACTTTTACGAGGCAATGTCAAAGAACATTTTCTGGACTTTGAAGAAGAGCCTGCTGGCTTTAAACTGTCGTTAGAAAGTACTGCCACTAAGCAGCAAGTGCAGGAGTATGTGTATGAATTATTTGCTAGTGGTTATTTTGATGAACCGCGGACAGGGTTGGAGGTATTTAACTACTGTGTGGCAAAATTGGGATTTCCTTTAAAGCCAGCTTTTGTTGCTGATGCTTTGGGCTTTTATACCGGAAAACGGAAAGCTCCTAGGTTGGTGAAGGGAAGGAATGAGAGCTCTCGGGAGGTGTTTGTGAAAGCGCTAAAGTGA